One Trichomycterus rosablanca isolate fTriRos1 chromosome 10, fTriRos1.hap1, whole genome shotgun sequence DNA window includes the following coding sequences:
- the ep300a gene encoding histone acetyltransferase p300 isoform X3, with translation MAENVLDSGPPSAKRPKLSSPALSVSASDGNDFASLFDLEHDLPDELINSSELGLTNGGDLGQLHTSLGGTGAVGSGLGVVGTAGQDAAAKHKQLSELLRSGAPLLSAQQQPGGSPAGASMTLMGGMKASPGPQNVVPQGQQHLSPQQASLMQQQQMAGMVGGMNRAVLGPQKGNGQQQPGGLTPQQQGMMGGQLLNGTPRMGYHSPAMGSNSNLLVDTLQQQQAGGGQGGLRAQQPGALNKMGMMGGAGPYGGPYGQNAGQSMGSGGLTPQLMNKPGLPNSLAQFNMDKKTQPMPGMPTMASQQPATGGAGAGGASGMVPNAQGGLGPPLAASVVGGAGVAPTADPEKRKLIQQQLVLLLHAHKCQRREQANGEIRQCNLPHCRTMKNVLNHMTHCQAGKSCQVAHCASSRQIISHWKNCTRQDCPVCLPLKNAGDKRNQQCESLLGTANVGLGPSLGAAPGGPHSAPNLNTPGQIDPSSIERAYAALGLPYQGNQAPSQPGQQPSRSLNAMGGNAMGVNGAVGVQPQNQASSLLQDPMMHLTMNAQSLMNDSSGVGSMGSLPVATPAAGPGMRKSWHEDITQDLRNHLVHKLVQAIFPTPDPAALKDRRMENLVAYARKVEGDMYESANSRAEYYHLLAEKIYKIQKELEEKRRMRLQKQGMVPNQPGMPSTGIQQPPSGIGQQVPQTGLPPNSPLSDPSMVRPTGPNQMVNRMQNPAGMNLFNQMQTMGQRSTPPLPLGGPLNQMGMSPARMAPPNVAQMPNQYLPAGQFQGSSPMLGTSPVGMAQPGTQGGMTQHGQMSTPPAMPASSPLAQPGSVGGMGSGTSVGSLGPSNVVGVPQPATPSQSIGLSHCPTVRQSSPSPARSRTPTPHLTPPPSLPGSQTPQPHTPSMPQINTGASQGQKPQPANSEKAMQLQQQPLGGAPSTPNSALAPQHPPTPLSQKGSLPVDAQAATPASVGSVDTSSQQVSSDVTATLEPKVEVKQPKEEEEDEEVDDKVSIKGGGTGNKGDIKTEEKPKIKKEETSNEDCKGTPMETCKAEEEDKKPELKTEPKEEDVGSVTPSLPSGTPNKKKIFKPEELRQALMPTLESLYRQDPESLPFRQPVDPSLLGIPDYFDIVKNPMDLSTIKRKLDTGQYQEPWQYVDDIWLMFNNAWLYNRKTSRVYKYCSKLAEVFEQEIDPVMQSLGYCCGKKLEFSPQTLCCYGKQLCTIPRDAAYFSFQNRYHFCEKCFNEIQGESVSLGDDPSQPQTSINKEQFEKKKNDTLDPELFVECLDCGRKMHQICVLHNETIWPAGFVCDDCLKKSNKNRKENKYSAKRLPQTKLGNYLETRINDYLKRQNNPESGEVTVRVVHVSEKVVEVKPGMKSRFVDTGEMAESFPYKSKALFAFEDIDGADVCFFGMHVQEYGSDCPPPNQRRVYISYLDSVHFFQPRILRTAIYYEILLGYLDYAKKLGFTTGHIWACPPSEGDDYIFHCHPADQKIPKPKRLQEWYKKMLDKAVADRVVHDYKDVFKQATEDRLTSAKELPYFEGDFWPNVLEESIKELEQEEEERKREENNTSSESVDATKGDSKNAKKKNNKKTSKNKSSLSRTNKKKPGMPNVSNDLSQKLYATMEKHKEVFFVIRLNAAPNSNALPPIMDPDPLMACDLMDGRDAFLTLARDKHLEFSSLRRSKWSSMCMLVELHNQSQDRFVYTCNECKHHVETRFHCTVCEDYDLCITCYNTKTHEHKMEKLGLGLDDESNNQAAASMQSPGDSRRLSIQRCIQSLVHACQCRNANCSLPSCQKMKRVVQHTKGCKRKTNGGCPICKQLIALCCYHAKHCQENKCPVPFCLNIKQKLRQQQLQHRVQQAQMLRRRMASMQRTGQPLISGNEGLPSPGNNATTAPGTPTQSSQTPILHTPTQCPTPASQPGVVGGQQLTGMVQHNQFQQMPAGGGMINSSQQQVMPQQQAQPSSMQQLQHPNSLPPYIQRPPGSSPLSQSMGKPGMGPVSLPQQQQSNPGQSTFSPQQPSGPPAAALEIALRIQREAETQRQMANQKSMQINQGQGMMHPHTLHQGPQTQNQMGMNHPGAGMVGPQGIPSQVQSAVPRAQIEQQQVMVGGGMQQQGGPHNQLPPQVQLQQGQQGGPQLQPPQQQQQQQWGNPGMPPQQRPGMMSQMGHPGMVTQQPQQMAQQQQLSQQQAHSGVMNMVGPGAASATGTGNGGLLQSALQDLLRTLRSPSSPLQQQQVLNILRSNPQLMATFVRQRAPRYLGRGGPGAGGAGPGVMDGQQLNVNTGAAQPGIHMGQGTGMPQANPQQQQLQQQQLQQLQQRSMMGVNMQQQMALQQQQGVMPGQGSNMSNISLQLREYKRQQLQQQQMGNLNQFQHPQPQQQQGYLGQPGMPPQQPGQPQAGGLQQQQQGGPQTGLQQNYSAPMSQQVAAALQQRLQQQQLQQQNAIGGLQGGDSGPGGGGLLQQQQLQPHQGGPQAMQALHQRLLQKQQQQQQQQQQQHQHHLGGGSPAHHNNPMSPQQQMSQSPHLQSQQLSTSLSNQVRSPQPSPRPQSQPPHSSPSPRLQPQPSPHRISPQTQTGSPHPGHLPQHHTGMVAPPPPQQSQQLSQQQQQALDQAQFGSDQNAILSQLSGIGTLHGQGTNDMLTANNQDMGTNINHNSSDIL, from the exons ACTTTGCTTCACTTTTTGACCTGGAGCATGACCTTCCAGATGAGCTTATTAACTCCTCAGAGCTGGGTTTGACGAATGGAGGAGACCTTGGGCAGCTTCACACTAGCTTGGGTGGTACTGGAGCAGTGGGCAGTGGGCTTGGAGTGGTCGGCACTGCTGGACAAGATGCTGCAGCAAAGCACAAGCAACTGTCGGAGCTTCTCCGTTCTGGTGCGCCACTCTTATCTGCTCAACAACAGCCAGGAGGCAGTCCTGCAGGTGCATCCATGACTCTTATGGGTGGTATGAAGGCATCTCCGGGGCCCCAGAATGTCGTCCCCCAGGGGCAGCAGCATCTCTCACCTCAACAGGCCAGTCTGatgcagcagcaacagatggCAGGGATGGTGGGTGGCATGAACAGGGCTGTACTTGGACCTCAAAAGGGCAATGGCCAACAGCAGCCTGGGGGCCTAACACCTCAGCAGCAAGGCATGATGGGAGGACAACTGTTGAATGGCACACCACGAATGGGCTACCACAGTCCAGCCATGGGCAGTAACAGTAACCTCTTGGTGGACACCTTGCAACAGCAGCAGGCAGGAGGAGGACAGGGTGGACTAAGAGCACAGCAGCCTGGAGCACTGAACAAG ATGGGGATGATGGGAGGTGCAGGACCCTATGGAGGCCCCTACGGTCAGAATGCAGGCCAGAGTATGGGTAGTGGTGGGCTCACTCCACAGCTCATGAACAAACCAGGTTTGCCCAACAGCCTGGCTCAATTTAACATGGACAAAAAAACACAGCCCATGCCTGGCATGCCAACTATG GCTTCTCAGCAGCCAGCAACAGGTGGTGCAGGAGCTGGTGGAGCATCTGGGATGGTACCCAATGCCCAGGGAGGTCTCGGTCCTCCATTGGCGGCCTCAGTCGTTGGAGGAGCGGGTGTTGCTCCAACAGCCGACCCAGAGAAGCGCAAACTTATACAGCAGCAGCTGGTCCTTTTGCTCCATGCCCACAAATGCCAGAGACGAGAGCAAGCTAATGGGGAAATACGACAGTGCAACCTGCCCCACTGCCGCACTATGAAGAACGTCCTCAACCACATGACACACTGCCAGGCTGGCAAGTCATGCCAGG TGGCACATTGTGCCTCATCCAGACAAATCATCTCACATTGGAAGAACTGCACACGGCAAGATTGCCCTGTCTGTCTGCCCCTAAAGAATGCAGGAGATAAGAGGAATcagcagtgtgagt CCCTGCTTGGCACTGCTAACGTGGGCTTAGGCCCTTCATTGGGTGCTGCACCAGGTGGTCCACACAGCGCTCCCAATCTTAACACCCCAGGTCAGATAGACCCGAGTTCTATTGAGCGGGCGTATGCAGCTCTTGGGCTTCCTTACCAGGGTAACCAGGCACCCTCTCAACCTGGTCAACAACCATCTCGGTCACTAAACGCTATGG GTGGGAATGCAATGGGTGTAAATGGAGCTGTTGGTGTCCAGCCTCAAAACCAAGCATCTAGCCTTCTTCAGGATCCTATGATGCATCTCACCATGAATGCTCAGAG CCTGATGAATGACAGCAGTGGTGTGGGCAGTATGGGTTCACTGCCTGTGGCCACTCCAGCTGCCGGTCCTGGAATGAGAAAAAGCTGGCATGAGGACATTACCCAGGATCTTCGTAACCACCTCGTCCACAAACT TGTCCAAGCCATCTTCCCTACCCCAGATCCAGCTGCACTGAAGGACCGGCGCATGGAGAATCTAGTGGCTTATGCTCGTAAAGTAGAAGGAGACATGTATGAATCTGCAAACAGCAGG gcAGAGTACTATCACTTATTAGCTGAAAAAATCTACAAGATTCAGAAGGAATTGGAGGAGAAGCGGCGGATGAGGCTGCAGAAGCAGGGCATGGTGCCGAATCAGCCTGGAATGCCTTCTACTGGCATTCAGCAGCCCCCTTCTGGCATTGGACAGCAAGTGCCACAAACAGGGCTCCCCCCAa ATAGCCCCCTGTCAGATCCATCAATGGTGAGGCCTACAGGACCAAACCAGATGGTGAATAGGATGCAAAACCCTGCTG gaaTGAATCTATTCAATCAAATGCAGACTATGGGCCAGAGGTCCACTCCTCCACTTCCACTCGGTGGGCCCCTCAATCAG ATGGGCATGAGCCCTGCGAGGATGGCACCGCCTAATGTTGCACAAATGCCGAATCAGTACCTTCCTGCTGGCCAGTTTCAGGGTTCAAGCCCAATGCTTGGCACTAGTCCTGTTGGTATGGCACAGCCTGGCACTCAGGGTGGCATGACACAG CATGGCCAGATGTCCACCCCACCAGCTATGCCAGCCAGTAGTCCTTTAGCTCAGCCTGGTTCTGTTGGTGGAATGGGTAGTGGGACCTCAGTTGGTTCTCTAGGCCCCAGCAATGTTGTTGGAGTTCCTCAGCCAGCCACCCCCTCTCAATCCATCGGCCTTTCTCATTGTCCAACCGTCCGACAGAGCTCTCCCTCCCCAGCACGCAGTCGCACACCCACTCCACACCTTACACCCCCTCCAAGCCTACCAGGCTCCCAGACTCCACAGCCTCACACCCCTAGCATGCCCCAGATAAACACAGGTGCCAGTCAGGGGCAGAAACCTCAGCCTGCCAACTCTGAGAAAGCCATGCAGCTTCAGCAGCAGCCATTAGGAGGGGCACCTTCAACACCCAACTCTGCActtgcgcctcagcatccgcctACTCCA TTATCTCAGAAAGGCTCTCTGCCGGTAGACGCCCAGGCTGCCACTCCTGCCTCTGTCGGCAGTGTGGACACCTCCTCCCAGCAAGTCTCCTCAGATGTCACTGCTACTCTTGAACCCAAGGTGGAGGTTAAGCAACcaaaggaggaagaggaggatgaAGAGGTGGATGATAAGGTGTCAATAAAGGGAGGTGGTACAGGAAATAAAGGGGATATAAAGACTGAGGAGAAGCCCAAG ATAAAGAAGGAAGAAACATCAAATGAGGATTGCAAAGGTACTCCTATGGAAACATGCAAAGCAGAGGAGGAGGACAAAAAGCCTGAACTTAAGACTGAACCTAAAGAGGAGGATGTTGGTTCAGTTACCCCCAGTTTGCCATCTGGAACCCCAAACAAAAAGAAGA TCTTCAAACCTGAGGAGTTGAGACAGGCCCTGATGCCCACTCTTGAGTCTCTCTACCGGCAGGATCCTGAGTCTCTTCCCTTTCGCCAGCCAGTGGATCCATCACTTCTGGGAATACCG GATTATTTTGACATTGTAAAGAATCCCATGGACTTGTCAACTATCAAAAGGAAACTTGACACAGGCCAGTATCAGGAGCCATGGCAATATGTGGATGACATCTGGCTTATGTTCAACAATGCCTGGCTCTACAATCGGAAGACGTCACGAGTCTACAAATACTGCTCCAAGCTGGCAGAGGTGTTTGAGCAAGAGATTGACCCTGTCATGCAAAGCCTTGGCTATTGCTGTGGGAAAAAG CTGGAATTTTCTCCTCAAACTCTCTGCTGCTATGGCAAGCAGTTGTGCACTATACCACGAGACGCTGCCTACTTTAGTTTCCAGAACAG GTATCACTTCTGTGAGAAGTGTTTCAACGAGATCCAGGGTGAGAGTGTGTCCTTAGGGGACGATCCATCACAGCCTCAGAC GTCCATTAACAAGGAGCAGtttgaaaaaaagaagaatgATACACTTGACCCAGAGTT ATTTGTGGAATGTTTAGACTGTGGCCGTAAAATGCATCAGATCTGTGTACTACACAATGAAACTATTTGGCCAGCAGG ttttgtttgtGATGACTGTCTGAAGAAGTCAAACAAGAACcgcaaagaaaataaatattctgctaaaa GGCTACCACAAACTAAACTGGGCAACTATCTGGAAACTCGTATTAATGACTACCTGAAGCGGCAAAACAACCCAGAGTCTGGTGAAGTCACTGTGCGAGTTGTCCATGTCTCTGAAAAGGTGGTTGAAGTTAAACCAGGAATGAAGTCTAG GTTTGTGGATACTGGCGAGATGGCAGAGTCTTTTCCGTATAAATCAAAAGCTCTCTTTGCTTTCGAGGACATTGATGGTGCTGATGTCTGCTTTTTTGGCATGCATGTGCAAGAATATGGCTCAGATTGTCCACCCCCTAATCAAAG GCGAGTATACATATCCTATCTGGACAGTGTTCACTTTTTTCAGCCTCGCATTTTAAGAACAGCAATATACTATGAGATTCTCCTTGGGTATCTGGATTATGCTAAGAAACTAGG GTTTACAACTGGCCACATTTGGGCCTGCCCTCCCAGTGAGGGAGATGACTACATCTTCCACTGTCACCCTGCAGATCAAAAGATACCCAAACCCAAGAGACTGCAGGAGTGGTATAAAAAGATGCTGGACAAAGCTGTGGCTGACCGTGTTGTACATGACTATAAG GACGTTTTCAAACAAGCAACAGAGGATCGTCTTACGAGTGCCAAAGAGCTGCCCTATTTTGAGGGTGACTTCTGGCCCAATGTACTTGAAGAGAGCATTAAGGAGCTTGAACAGGAGGAAGAAGAGAGAAAACGGGAGGAGAACAATACTTCCAGTGAAAGTGTAGAT GCCACGAAGGGTGACAGTAAAAATGCCAAGAAAAAGAACAATAAGAAGACGAGCAAGAACAAGAGCAGTCTGAGCCGGACCAACAAAAAGAAGCCTGGGATGCCAAATGTGTCCAATGACCTGTCACAGAAACTTTATGCAACAATGGAGAAGCATAAAGAG GTTTTCTTTGTCATTCGGCTGAATGCTGCACCCAATTCCaatgctcttccaccaatcaTGGACCCAGATCCTTTAATGGCATGTGACTTGATGGATGGCCGAGATGCTTTTCTGACACTGGCACGAGACAAACACTTGGAGTTCTCCTCACTGAGACGGTCCAAATGGAGTTCCATGTGTATGCTGGTAGAGCTGCACAACCAGAGCCAAGATCGATTTGTCTACacctgtaatgaatgtaaacatCATGTTGAGACTCGTTTCCACTGCACCGTTTGTGAG GACTATGACCTTTGCATCACTTGCTACAACACAAAGACTCATGAACACAAGATGGAGAAGCTGGGTCTGGGCTTGGATGATGAGAGTAACAATCAAGCTGCTGCCTCCATGCAGAGTCCTGGAGACTCACGCCGCCTTAGCATCCAGCGTTGCATTCAGTCTCTTGTACATGCTTGCCAGTGCCGCAATGCAAACTGCTCACTTCCATCCTGTCAAAAGATGAAACGTGTGGTCCAGCACACCAAAGGCTGCAAACGCAAAACCAACGGTGGTTGCCCTATTTGCAAGCAGCTTATTGCACTTTGCTGTTACCATGCTAAACACTGCCAAGAGAACAAGTGTCCTGTTCCATTCTGCCTCAACATCAAGCAGAAATTACGTCAACAGCAGCTTCAGCACAGAGTTCAGCAGGCCCAGATGCTTAGGAGAAGGATGGCCAGCATGCAAAGAACAGGCCAGCCATTGATAAGTGGAAATGAAGGGTTGCCCTCACCTGGAAACAATGCTACCACTGCCCCCGGGACACCTACACAAAGCTCTCAAACTCCCATCCTACATACTCCCACTCAGTGTCCAACTCCCGCATCCCAACCTGGGGTTGTTGGAGGTCAGCAGCTCACTGGAATGGTCCAGCATAATCAGTTCCAGCAAATGCCTGCAGGTGGTGGGATGATTAATTCCTCACAACAACAGGTCATGCCACAACAACAGGCACAACCATCCTCCATGCAGCAACTTCAGCATCCCAACAGCCTTCCTCCATACATACAAAGACCTCCTGGTTCATCTCCACTCTCTCAGTCTATGGGGAAACCAGGCATGGGTCCAGTCAGTTTACCTCAACAACAGCAGTCAAATCCAGGCCAGTCAACCTTTTCCCCACAGCAGCCCTCAGGTCCCCCTGCTGCAGCTCTGGAAATAGCCTTGAGAATTCAACGAGAGGCAGAAACTCAAAGGCAGATGGCTAACCAAAAGAGCATGCAGATTAATCAGGGACAGGGCATGATGCACCCACACACCCTTCATCAGGGCCCTCAGACCCAAAACCAGATGGGCATGAACCATCCAGGAGCAGGAATGGTGGGACCCCAGGGAATTCCATCCCAGGTACAGTCTGCAGTACCTAGGGCTCAGATTGAACAGCAGCAAGTGATGGTAGGAGGAGGCATGCAGCAGCAAGGAGGGCCTCACAACCAACTTCCTCCTCAGGTGCAGCTACAGCAAGGGCAACAGGGTGGGCCTCAGCTTCAGCCGCCacaacaacagcagcagcagcagtgggGGAACCCTGGAATGCCTCCCCAGCAGCGACCAGGAATGATGAGTCAAATGGGTCATCCAGGAATGGTAACGCAACAACCACAGCAGATGGCTCAGCAACAGCAGCTTTCACAACAACAAGCCCATTCTGGGGTAATGAACATGGTTGGCCCGGGTGCTGCTTCAGCCACAGGGACTGGCAATGGAGGTCTCCTTCAGAGTGCCTTGCAAGACCTACTTAGAACACTCCGGTCTCCCAGTTCCCCTCTTCAGCAACAACAGGTTCTAAACATATTGCGCTCAAACCCTCAACTTATGGCAACCTTTGTGAGGCAACGTGCACCCAGATACCTTGGAAGAGGAGGCCCTGGAGCTGGCGGTGCAGGCCCAGGAGTCATGGATGGCCAGCAGCTTAATGTAAATACGGGGGCTGCTCAACCTGGTATTCACATGGGTCAAGGAACAGGCATGCCCCAGGCAAAtccgcagcagcagcagctgcagcagcagcagctgcagCAGCTACAGCAGCGTTCAATGATGGGTGTGAACATGCAGCAGCAAATGGCTTTGCAACAACAGCAAGGTGTTATGCCAGGCCAAGGCTCCAACATGTCCAACATCTCTCTCCAGTTAAGAGAGTATAAGAGGCAACAACTGCAACAGCAGCAGATGGGAAACCTTAATCAGTTTCAGCATCCTCAGCCACAGCAACAACAGGGCTATCTCGGCCAGCCAGGGATGCCTCCTCAGCAGCCTGGTCAGCCTCAAGCTGGTGGACTCCAGCAGCAACAGCAAGGAGGACCACAGACAGGATTGCAGCAGAACTATTCAGCACCCATGTCTCAGCAGGTGGCAGCAGCTTTACAACAGAGGTTGCAGCAGCAACAGCTGCAGCAGCAGAATGCCATAGGTGGGCTCCAAGGAGGAGATAGTGGTCCCGGAGGTGGTGGTTTGCTCCAgcagcagcaattacagccCCATCAAGGTGGTCCTCAGGCCATGCAAGCACTGCATCAAAGACTTCTgcagaagcagcagcagcagcagcagcagcagcagcagcagcaccagCACCACTTAGGCGGCGGGTCTCCTGCCCATCATAACAATCCCATGAGCCCTCAGCAGCAGATGTCCCAGTCTCCGCATTTGCAGAGTCAGCAGTTGTCAACGTCCCTTAGCAACCAGGTGCGCTCACCACAGCCATCACCACGGCCCCAGTCTCAGCCACCCCACTCCAGTCCATCTCCTCGCTTGCAACCCCAGCCTTCTCCCCACCGCATCTCTCCTCAGACTCAGACTGGTTCACCACACCCTGGCCATCTCCCCCAACATCACACGGGCATGGTGGCTCCTCCACCGCCACAACAGTCCCAGCAGCTTTCTCAGCAGCAACAGCAGGCGTTGGACCAAGCCCAATTTGGGTCAGACCAGAATGCCATACTTTCACAGCTGAGTGGAATCGGGACTCTGCATGGGCAAGGCACTAATGACATGTTGACTGCTAACAACCAAGACATGGGGACAAATATTAACCACAACTCATCGGATATATTGTAG